In Dasypus novemcinctus isolate mDasNov1 chromosome 10, mDasNov1.1.hap2, whole genome shotgun sequence, one DNA window encodes the following:
- the LOC101434264 gene encoding olfactory receptor 52K2-like, which produces MRAQNRTNFHPATFFLLGIPGLEEVHIWISIPFCLVYLLALIGNCALIFIIKTDSSLHQPMYLFLSMLSLNDLMLSTTTLPKILSLFWFNDREINFKVCLVQIFFIHSLSTMESGFLLAMAFDRYVAICNPLRHSTILTHGVIMALSLAIVLRGVILLTPHPFLLSGLPYCKTNVIAHTYCEFMALIKLACANTRIYRLYGLILAFLTGGLDFMLIICSYVFILHAVFLLPSKTARAKTLSTCGSHVWAILVFYTPAFFSFITHRFGHSIAPHIHIFIANIYILIPPMLNPIIYGVKTKNIWERFLKIFKK; this is translated from the coding sequence ATGCGAGCACAAAACAGAACTAATTTCCACCCAGCAACTTTCTTCCTCCTTGGAATCCCAGGGCTGGAAGAGGTGCAcatctggatatccataccctTCTGCCTTGTCTACCTTCTTGCTCTGATAGGGAATTGTGCTCTTATTTTCATCATCAAGACAGACTCCAGTCTGCATCAACCCATGTATCTCTTCCTCAGCATGTTGTCTCTGAATGATCTGATGCTTAGCACTACAACCCTTCCCAAAATCCTCAGCCTCTTCTGGTTCAATGACAGAGAAATCAACTTTAAAGTTTGCCTTGTTCAGATATTCTTCATCCATTCCCTGTCCACCATGGAGTCGGGATTCCTGTTGGCCATGGCCTTTGACCGTTATGTGGCCATCTGCAACCCTCTGCGGCACTCTACCATCTTGACACATGGAGTGATCATGGCTTTGAGTTTGGCCATTGTCCTACGTGGAGTTATTCTGCTGACTCCTCATCCTTTTTTACTGTCGGGACTTCCCTACTGCAAAACAAATGTTATTGCTCACACGTATTGCGAATTTATGGCCTTGATCAAACTGGCCTGTGCCAATACCAGAATTTACAGATTGTATGGCTTAATTCTGGCCTTCCTTACTGGTGGGCTCGACTTCATGTTGATCATTTGCTCTTATGTTTTCATTCTTCATGCTGTGTTTCTTCTCCCATCAAAGACTGCTAGAGCTAAGACTTTGAGCACTTGTGGTTCCCATGTTTGGGCCATTTTAGTGTTCTATACGCCTgcctttttctcctttattacaCACAGGTTTGGACATAGCATTGCTCCACACATCCATATCTTTATAGCCAATATCTATATTCTTATCCCTCCCATGTTGAACCCCATCATCTATGGCGTCAAAACCAAAAATATCTGGGAAAGGTTtcttaaaatcttcaaaaaataa